Proteins from a genomic interval of Streptomyces sp. Tu6071:
- a CDS encoding CbtB domain-containing protein, with amino-acid sequence MAQSAAPPVSGSSPATETPLRLPVRTVLPWAVFVGLLMLIALYFVGAEQGATSLFSGTGVHEWVHDGRHLLGFPCH; translated from the coding sequence ATGGCGCAGTCCGCCGCCCCGCCCGTTTCGGGCTCTTCTCCCGCTACCGAAACCCCCCTTCGCCTGCCGGTCCGCACGGTGCTGCCATGGGCGGTCTTCGTCGGCCTCCTCATGCTCATCGCGCTCTACTTCGTCGGCGCCGAGCAGGGCGCCACCTCTCTGTTCTCCGGCACGGGCGTCCACGAGTGGGTGCACGACGGCCGGCACCTGCTCGGTTTCCCCTGCCACTGA
- a CDS encoding CbtA family protein, whose translation MNSAIVRKLLVRGMLAGLAAGVLAFVVAYLLGEPRVDSAIALEEAHSHGGGGHEHEVEVVSRGLQSTAGLATGVLAYGVAFGGIVALAYCFALGRVGRFSPRATAAFMAAGGLFAVYLVPFLKYPATPPAVGNPDTIGKRTALYGLMMLLSVLLAIATVIIGKRLAPTLGNWWATVVALAGFAVVIGLAYAFLPPVNEVGHDFPATLLWRFRVASIGIQLTLWTGFGLLFGELAQRLLAPAERRVKVGAAASAAV comes from the coding sequence ATGAACTCCGCCATCGTCAGGAAACTCCTCGTGCGCGGGATGCTCGCCGGTCTCGCCGCCGGGGTCCTCGCCTTCGTCGTCGCCTATCTGCTCGGGGAACCCCGGGTGGACTCGGCGATCGCTCTGGAGGAGGCGCACTCCCACGGGGGAGGCGGCCACGAGCACGAGGTCGAGGTCGTCAGCCGCGGCCTCCAGTCCACCGCCGGTCTCGCGACGGGTGTCCTCGCCTACGGGGTCGCCTTCGGCGGCATCGTCGCCCTCGCCTACTGCTTCGCGCTCGGCCGGGTGGGCCGTTTCAGCCCGCGCGCGACCGCCGCGTTCATGGCGGCGGGGGGCCTCTTCGCGGTCTACCTCGTTCCCTTCCTCAAGTACCCGGCGACCCCTCCGGCCGTCGGCAATCCCGACACGATCGGCAAACGCACGGCCCTGTACGGGCTGATGATGCTGCTGAGCGTGCTGCTCGCGATCGCCACCGTGATCATCGGCAAGCGACTCGCCCCGACGCTCGGCAACTGGTGGGCGACGGTCGTCGCGCTCGCGGGTTTCGCCGTCGTGATCGGTCTCGCCTACGCCTTCCTGCCGCCGGTCAACGAGGTCGGGCACGATTTCCCCGCCACGCTCCTGTGGCGGTTCCGCGTGGCCTCGATCGGTATTCAGCTCACGTTGTGGACCGGTTTCGGCCTGCTCTTCGGTGAGCTGGCCCAGCGGTTGCTCGCGCCCGCCGAGCGGCGCGTCAAGGTCGGCGCGGCGGCCTCGGCCGCGGTCTGA
- a CDS encoding class I SAM-dependent methyltransferase has protein sequence MSEKTQQSVREFFGARAAGWEDRFPGDQPRYDAATGVLGLRPGDRVLDAGCGTGRALAPLRERVGPGGTVLGVDLTPEMVAEAAAKDRERYGALVLADVARLPLRDGACDAVFGAGLVSHLPGPGTGLRELARVTRPAGRLALFHPLGRAALAARHGRELSEDDVRARARLAPLLAATGWQLVSYVDEDARFLAVAVRERERPTA, from the coding sequence ATGAGCGAGAAGACCCAACAGTCGGTACGGGAGTTCTTCGGAGCGCGGGCGGCGGGATGGGAGGACAGGTTCCCCGGCGATCAGCCGCGCTACGACGCGGCCACGGGCGTCCTCGGGCTGCGGCCCGGTGACCGCGTGCTCGACGCGGGCTGCGGTACGGGCCGGGCACTCGCGCCGCTGCGGGAACGCGTCGGGCCCGGCGGCACCGTGCTCGGCGTGGACCTGACGCCGGAGATGGTGGCCGAAGCGGCGGCCAAAGACCGGGAGCGGTACGGGGCACTGGTCCTCGCGGACGTGGCGCGGCTGCCGCTGCGGGACGGGGCGTGCGACGCGGTGTTCGGGGCGGGGCTCGTCTCGCACCTGCCGGGCCCCGGGACCGGCCTGCGGGAGCTGGCGCGGGTGACACGGCCCGCCGGGCGGCTCGCGCTCTTCCACCCGCTCGGACGCGCGGCCCTCGCGGCGCGCCACGGAAGGGAATTGAGCGAGGACGACGTGCGCGCGAGGGCGCGACTCGCCCCGCTGCTCGCCGCCACGGGCTGGCAGCTCGTGTCGTACGTGGACGAGGACGCCCGCTTCCTCGCGGTGGCGGTACGGGAGCGTGAGCGTCCCACGGCCTGA